The genomic stretch TTTGAGATGTAGTCGAAAGAGTTTGGGCAGTAGTGGTTATCAACGAGAATGTGGGGATGATATTTTGTGCATTTTTACGTGAAAAGGGGTTGGTAAGGGATGATGTGGGGATATTTTTGGACGTAGGAGTTGTTTGGGGATTACCAAAGTTCTGTGATGGTATAGACATGACATTTTgaggtttattattatttccagaTGTGACTCGGGATGGTGTAGTTATATTTTGCGGTGCAGTTGACATTTTTGGGTTATTTGACGAATTTTGTTGGGATTTAAGAATGTTATTGCCTATATTTTGGCTTGAACTGGACGTTGTTGGGGTCGTGATTGGCATATTCCGGTGGGTCAGCAAgttatacttatatttagtgGATATTTTTCGAGTAGGATTGGTGTTTTTGAGATTAGGAGTATTCTGGCCTGAAGTAATGGCTCGGGGATTAATGGGGACAGTTCGAGGATTATTCTGTGCTTTAGCAGTAGATATTATTTTCGATGCAGATTTTGTAGTTTGTGTACTTCTGGACATATACATAGTCTTTTGGACTGAACTTCTGGCTCGAGAATTAATGGATTTATGTTTGGTTATATAAACTATATCTTTCTTTACTGAACTTTTGACACGGGGATTAGCGGTATTCTGTTGCGTTGTAGCAGGTATAACTTTGGGATTCAAGTTACGTTCAGacgtaggtataatattttgaGTATTACCATTATTTTGGCAATTAATGAACGTAAGTGGTGGTACGGTGGGGCTATTTTGGGTGGTAGAAGTGTGTGTGGATACAGTGGGGATAGATTGGGGATTAATAGCattttgtgttaatattttaaggagttcttgattattgttattttgggAGGTCGGAGTGATATTTTGGAGCTTAACATTACTTAGAGTTGATACAAGGAGGAGTTTATGAGTTGGAGAGGTGATTGAGGATGTGGTGTTCAGATCTTGACTGGGTTTGTTTATGATAGGATTGCCAACGTCCATTGGAGCTGTAGTGGGTGTAGATTGGGTAGAAATAGAGGTTTGTGTagtgttaatgttattttgagAGGTGGGGATTATATTTTGGTTATTACCAATATTTTGACGATAGCTGAAGAAGGCTAACGCTGGAACGggattgttttgttgtgtagaCAAGGGCTGTCGTGCTGTCGTATTATTGACAAGACTGTTCCTTAAATTTTGAATGTTTTGGGTATTAATGAGATTTTGTGGAATAGCCGCGAGTATTGTTTGGGGATTACCAAGGTTTTGCAAAGTGGGAGTAGACAATTGTTGGCGATTAACGTTATTAGGAATTGCACTAGAAGTAATTGATGTTGAAGCTGCATTTAGAGTAGAATTATTATTTGACGTAGCAATTATAATTTGGTCGTTCTGGTGATTATTGGACGTTATTGGTGATACAGTGGTGATATTTTGTGCTGTAGACGAGGTTTGCGATGCCGTAGTTccgattttatttatatttacaaggCTAGTTTTGAATATAGGAAGGAGCTTTTCAGGATCATCAACTCTTTCTGTAGCAGAGGGGGcactttttaattgaataagttTGATTATAGGGATTGTATTTTGGGGATTAGCAACCTTCTGGACTGTACCCCCGGTGTTATCGGATGTAGAAATTGTATTTGTAGGGTTCATTGAACTTTGTTGGGATGATGTGGGGATTAATGGAGTAACAGGGTTGATTCTGGATGTTGCGGGGATTATCTGTTGGGACGGTACTGGGAGTGTGTCGGTTATATTGTCTGGGACAATTTGAGGAGTAATAGTGACGTGGACTACTCTCTGTGACTCCTGAGGACCGAGTTTTCTTATTTTCGCAGGCGTCTCTTCTTCGTTATCAAGGAAAATTACTTTTTCTGTTATTTCTGGGTTCGGATCTCTGCGAAAAATAAGAGATTAACGGTCCAATTTCTTGCTCTTATACATAGGAgtcaaaaatgtataataattttaacatttgcACAGTTAGGCGAAAGGTGGATGCAACTATCGCGCTGATCATGGAGAAAATTTAGccttatataaaaaatagctcATATTGTCGCATTTAGGAATAAagctattataactttcgtgagacataataaattaattattatgttatcggcttactcacgtaacagtttgacgaggaactcgactagtttcaagccatgctagaggctcataacctcgtcgtcgtgtgtcgcggaatgctgctcatgaatatgagcctctagcatggcttgaaactagtcaagttcctcgtcaaacagttacgtgagtaagccggtaacatagtaataaaattaatcattgtagattcagcaatctttgtgccgatagtcgtatctgccaatggcctcatagccaaaagcctcgaccaacacctgagttagatggttggatcaagagcctgatgtagaaagcagtacttctggacacggcgcgtatggTCCGGAGATTCCTTGCAGCTTGGATTTTGAAAATCCAAGCGCTAATATCTCagccttttatatttttaattaattttttaatataattattaataaatatttaaaaatatgatcaacatagtatagtaaaataaataataacattacatttaaagtaaaattgttcaacgggcctctgcgagttggcttcgggcCCTCGTACGCCTActaaaggtccgggaccctatGGTTCCGTGATGTGTAAcgaacatacaaaaataataaattaatattagttaaatcCACTTACTTCAGTCTCTTGTCCACCAAAGCTTCGCTAATCACCATGGTATCCATGGTAATGTCGGTTTGCACCCCGACGTCCGCCTGTTTGATCAGCTGGCCGAATCGATCCCTATCGACTACTCGAGTCACAGTCTGCTTGTAGCCGCCCCTACACTCCACAGTTTTGGTCATTTTACCGATAGGGTCTTTTATATGAATCTGTGGGAAACATTGTATAGCATTTTCATTGTGCACACATCGACAAGGATGTTAAGGATATCCACATCCGTAACCGAAACTATCGGATatccgaaataaaaaaatatccatttcCGTAAccgaaactgaaataaatgttccGGATAATTTCGGATAGGAGCGGAGTCTAAATGAGACATGAGACAAGTTACGAAAAGTTACTTATAGGCAGATTGAACAacctgtataataaataaaaccatttcatTATCTATTTATGTGTTACTTTTGAAATTCCATAAATCCAATGTCCGTAACCGAAACTATCCGAAACTACCGaataatttggaataatttctTATCCGTATCCGAAACCGGAaccgatataaaaaaatccacTATCCGTATCCGTATCCATATCCATAACATCCCtgtatcgacggttaaaaggaaatagggtataagcgacaaaaaatgaaatgttcaggagagccgtttaaactcgtcagtcgtcgaaagaatactaggacaATGTTTTTGTAAGgctataaacgccaaaaatgtcatcttagagccatgagagtaagcggaTTCGAAAGAGCGTAAAATTTTatgtaggatagcataataaactaatttttgaccaaaatgtcgcttataccctatttccttttaaccgtcgatatataattttgtctttttatggtataagccggtaaacgaacagacggatcacctggggccttagtctgctattacaattgtgtcaaaatggtcgatcactgagcagtgcgagagggacggagctatacaacctacatagctccgtccctctcgcactgctcagtgatcgaccattctgacacaattgtaatagcagactaaggcccctgatggtaagcaatcgccaccgtccatggacacctgaaacactagaggcagacatggtcactaaaactagaattggaacttgaaacgggatatcaaaacgaactagaaagaacagggtagaccgatttgtctgctcgtaaacatccacccgcatttactccagttcatccgtgatcatggcgcttgcaacagtgccgaaatatcggaaactcataaaaattgaaaaacatggtacctaaatatcccgttttaagttccaatcagagaccctttgtccggcagtcggaCTTACAACCTTAAACCTATAaccttccggagctgcggactacctagcgggttaccggggctccggctcgaaaagcaggagtaggaacggggtggtttttagtcagtaagagtctgacactccctctcgcctcgcccaaggcgggagaagtcattggatgattttccaccctcaaaaaaaaaaaaaaccaatagtcaaagtcaaagcatttatttcaattaatcctaaataaggcacttttgaaatgtcaaattgaattgtccgtcagtctgtctgtcagtgaagctaggcgctcgttccaaagtgtagcttcgaatggagaagaacgagaaagaaactccatcgttactctttttaaaaaatgttttcttacaatatctctgatacattatttgatcatttacctatttacCTAATAATCTTACTTACCCCGAAATTGTCGATGACTACAGCTTTTTGGTACGCGTAGTCGGCGGCGTAGTGTATCTTGCGTAGTTGCTTTTCGTAGTACGCTGGTGTCGCGTTTTTATTCTCCTGTGTGAAGAAAATACAGCGTAAATTGTTTTCGTATTAAAATGGCAAGTAAATAAATTGGTATTTATgagtattttcattattttgaaaGGATAacaaaggtaagcgtccataagcccgcatcgtacgtatcgcacgcatcggacggattatttttttagattgcATCCACTGTATCGGCCGTATTCGGATTGCCGATACCACTTTCattcggatttttggcatcggcattccgtatgacgtcatcagtacgcatcgcatgtaggcattgccgatgatgcggtccgtacgatgcggatcaatggacgcagttgtatgagtttctatacaaaacaaactaaaatccgttgcgtgcgatgcgcacgatgcgggcctgtggacgatGTCCTTAAGGGCCTATGTACagcacgttttttaaacgcgccgtcgacgcgcgtttgtagcgatacagacgcgatacgcacgcaagttagacgcagcctgtagatctttgcacacctgacgcgcgtttgtagcgaaaCAGACGccatgcaaacgcgcgtgtgtagcgatacgcACGCGCCGGTGCCGCGTGTTTGtatagcaactctttgtgtgatccacaaattgttgtttcgggtctgtgtgtcatgtgtatgtgaacttgtatgtttgtaaacgcacacacgacacgggagaaaatcctaatgtggggcaacgtttaaaaaaaaatccatacaTGAGACGCAGTTCCAAAATTACATGCTAAttaccctttttttttaatagataaaactCAAATtatcgtcactccttttatccccaagggttaggcagaggtgcacgtaatatcgctatacaatatacacgcaccaatctatactaatattataaagctgaagagtttgtttgtttgtttgtttgaacgcgctaatctccaaaactattggtccgatttgaataattctttttgtgttggatagcgcatttatcgaggaaggctataggctataaaacatcacgctatgaccaataggagccgagcagagcgggtgaaaccgcgcggaagtagctagtgttttataaacgcacccacgacacgggagaaagaACTTACCACATCGCAACTCCACAACACGTTTCGGAACTGCCTCTCGCTGAACACGTTGGCGACCTTCCTCTTCTTCTGATACAGCAGCTCAGCGAAGATAGTGTCCACCGAGGCAGACAGCCGCGTCGCCGTGTAGAACCGCACAGCGAGGTACGCTTGCCTCTCACAGTAATTGCATATGAAGTTGTGCTGCAAAACAAGTTCTACGcataatagtccagtcatttggtagataaaatgggggtttccaggtaaaactaccaaatgacttgACTATAAAGCAAAGCCTAGAAAACcaccggagctacggactgtgTAGTGGGTtatccaaaagcaggagtaggaatggggtaataatactctctctctctctctctctctctctcactctcttactctctttctttctctctctctctctctctctctctctctctctcactctttctctctctctcactctctcaCTCTCTTCGTCGCCGTGTAGAACCGCACAGCGAGGTACGCTTGCCTCTCACAGTAATTGCATATGAAGTTGTGCTGCAAAACAAGTTCTACGCATAAAGCAAAGCCTAGAAGACAACCTGgggcagtgcaagagggacggacctatgtaggttgtatagctccgtccctctcgcactgatcagtgatcgaccattctgacacaattgtaatagcagactaaggcccctgagcTACGGACTGTCTGGTGGGTtatccaaaagcaggagtaggaatggggtaataatactctctctctctctctctctctctctctctcttcctCTCTCTCACtcactctctttctctcttctctctctctctctctctctctctctctctctctctctctctcactctctctctctctctctcactctctctctctctctcactctctttctctctctctctcactctcttcGTCGCCGTGTAGAACCGCACAGCCAGGTACGCTTGCCTCTCACAGTAATTGCATATGAAGTTGTGCTGCAAAACAAGTTCTACGCATAAAGCAAAGTATAGAAAACaaccggagctacggactgtgTAGTGGGTtatccaaaagcaggagtaggaatggggtaatAATACACTCGCTCTCTAAAGCAAAGCCTCTCTTTCTCTCTCATTCTCTTActatctttctttctctctctcactctctttctctctctcactctctttctctctctctctctctttttttctttctctcactctctttctctctctcactctctttctctctctcactctctttctctctctcactctctctctttctctctctcactcactctctctctctctctttctctttatctatctcttttatttactctctatctctttctttctttctctctctcactctctctttctctctcacCCACACTGACCTCTGCATGCTGTGCCCTGCCGCATCCATATATTGTTtctaatataatgttttaactttataaCACCTGTATAACATATGGAatgcaaataaagaattgagtattgagtgTAATATTTGTACGAGAAAATGTTGTCATCTATAAAAACTTGTCTGTATTATGTCtggtatctatactaatattataaagctgaagagtttgtttgtttgaacacgctaatctccagaactactggtccgatttgaataattctttttgtgttgaatagtgcattaatcgaggaaggctataggctataaaacatcacgccatgaccaataggaactaagcagagcgggtgaaaccgcgcggaagtagctagtaaaaaataaaagttcaattGTTTGAgtcaattgggtagtatcctcggtcaaaaataaatgattacaacttttcaatacaataaaatattcaaaaataatcacactctcattcataaattagatcaactacttaattttccattttttctagctggatttctagaaataagtctgctatttgacgacAAAAtcgaatgacgtcataatagagtatttcatacaaagtttgtagaaaatattgattttgacgtttcgaaaaaagtattgaatttgactagtaggaatcTAGCGTATTACAAATTGTGCTTTAATaaggttttagtcagtaagagtctggcactccgtCTTATCTTACCTCGTCTTAACATTGTATTAGTATATTAAATTAGTTCATTACATACtggacttaaaattaaatatagttctattttatatcatattataaagagtattataattaattactatttaatactaaataattaataaaaaataaaaacttaagaaGTAATCAATCAGaaagtaggtattttaaattaagcataggcattaataaaaaaaaaatatttaataaaaatctatacttgtgtttctatataatttaaaaataattaacaatttcgCCCATCACCATCGCAATTTCagcattaaatttaaattaaaaaaaagaattcgctgtagttagaaatattttttaatatgaatattttatattaaaataaatgtacattttttttttatttctatagaaacaatatttcaaattgtaagtgtacatatgtgggcactatgtttgaaacaacccgctattttattgcatgattttaattaagtcattaattatttataaataatctaacttaaaactaattaaaaattaatcataccTTCCAATATTTCTCGATTTTCATAGCACGCGCGAAACGCATGAAGTATTGAGGTCGGACTAACAATCTTTCGTTTTCAGTCCGCAAACACACTATGCAATAATTAATTGCGCCCCTCTCTAAGGTAGAAAAAAACTTCTCTAAAATAGGTGTTTCAGTGAAAAATATCGAATCGCCAATGTCACACATCTTTTTAAATTATCGTATTAAATGTTCTTTTAACTAATAAACCCGTTAACAGCTACATTTTTCAAACTTTTCTGTTATAAAATCTCgaattttacttttgtttcgtttcgttgaattttcaaaacaaacaaaataagattTATCGCCGAATATGTCAACTAGTTCAACTGAcatttagttttagtaatagTGCTGTGAAAGAACTTTTAGTTAGTCGATTTTGTTcgatttcgatttttttaatgattatcGATTGTTGTTGTGACGTAATTaataatactagtggtcgcctagtggtcgaaattcgaccatatacgatttaatttacaataccacttaacatacgttcaaggataatttttattttacgaattgctattagttttgtaaaattcaaattaatatattccggcgcatcatgaataaccaaacctccttcaatgagaaacctcttttcatatgagacgtgagaatatcatcgcaatgtctgtaaattttgacgttttgtcaaatacgatactatgcatggtagtgtgtgtaatgttttatttattgatttaatgtattataagcattatttttgaaaaatattagcgttctgcacttctcctacacataaactataagtgtaccaaattttatgctcctaggtccgcgcaattttcgtaaaaagagctcaaaagtttttgcatcacttattaatatatagatttttggTGTTACTGTTGCATTCTCTAAAGGATTGGGCAAGgataactttaaatattataatgtcttATCTAATgaggcacggtagtgccccgccaagacgagccaagcgaagcgcaagcgcaagggcactacctaccttttctcgaagcgcttcgtcgtatttttgaaccttcataacttgagtttgggttataccagataa from Spodoptera frugiperda isolate SF20-4 chromosome 19, AGI-APGP_CSIRO_Sfru_2.0, whole genome shotgun sequence encodes the following:
- the LOC118280836 gene encoding mucin-4-like isoform X1, with product MCDIGDSIFFTETPILEKFFSTLERGAINYCIVCLRTENERLLVRPQYFMRFARAMKIEKYWKHNFICNYCERQAYLAVRFYTATRLSASVDTIFAELLYQKKRKVANVFSERQFRNVLWSCDVENKNATPAYYEKQLRKIHYAADYAYQKAVVIDNFGIHIKDPIGKMTKTVECRGGYKQTVTRVVDRDRFGQLIKQADVGVQTDITMDTMVISEALVDKRLKDPNPEITEKVIFLDNEEETPAKIRKLGPQESQRVVHVTITPQIVPDNITDTLPVPSQQIIPATSRINPVTPLIPTSSQQSSMNPTNTISTSDNTGGTVQKVANPQNTIPIIKLIQLKSAPSATERVDDPEKLLPIFKTSLVNINKIGTTASQTSSTAQNITTVSPITSNNHQNDQIIIATSNNNSTLNAASTSITSSAIPNNVNRQQLSTPTLQNLGNPQTILAAIPQNLINTQNIQNLRNSLVNNTTARQPLSTQQNNPVPALAFFSYRQNIGNNQNIIPTSQNNINTTQTSISTQSTPTTAPMDVGNPIINKPSQDLNTTSSITSPTHKLLLVSTLSNVKLQNITPTSQNNNNQELLKILTQNAINPQSIPTVSTHTSTTQNSPTVPPLTFINCQNNGNTQNIIPTSERNLNPKVIPATTQQNTANPRVKSSVKKDIVYITKHKSINSRARSSVQKTMYMSRSTQTTKSASKIISTAKAQNNPRTVPINPRAITSGQNTPNLKNTNPTRKISTKYKYNLLTHRNMPITTPTTSSSSQNIGNNILKSQQNSSNNPKMSTAPQNITTPSRVTSGNNNKPQNVMSIPSQNFGNPQTTPTSKNIPTSSLTNPFSRKNAQNIIPTFSLITTTAQTLSTTSQIVTSAQNIPIPSPALFNPPQSTINQNINPTLTPTAQSSHPIMSALLNVNKNQSPTNSCTRHHTANTQNVNPTYQQTATTAQTIPTIFQQISPTTQIIPLLNFQNSNFTFSQMTTSQTITVTSEQIIAAPQNIPLPPQVISVTRQNNMPTLMSSTAQQITSTSQITPTSQIIPVLFPTNFSSQQNLVNTRPTLSDMTQTRITTPQEIIPASQVPPAYPKMVITTQNITGTSNNAAVIRELIPITSQNQAIRPEPITITSQTPTSSPVVVQTHQDQSKTVVSLEKLLQTAVEMHTGLGVLMVNASGVYTIHPITIKEGVLKVPSLQAFIKDGFLVSYTGSPMLLLGQEEIILNHISQNIPKTGMRPCPSDVCVQLTNLEPNQMLPGDKKVDWEDKIPMGLIAYMDNKEKNVPSTPKTPMIEIEVPKKSPKTWHHPY
- the LOC118280836 gene encoding uncharacterized protein LOC118280836 isoform X2, encoding MCDIGDSIFFTETPILEKFFSTLERGAINYCIVCLRTENERLLVRPQYFMRFARAMKIEKYWKHNFICNYCERQAYLAVRFYTATRLSASVDTIFAELLYQKKRKVANVFSERQFRNVLWSCDVENKNATPAYYEKQLRKIHYAADYAYQKAVVIDNFGIHIKDPIGKMTKTVECRGGYKQTVTRVVDRDRFGQLIKQADVGVQTDITMDTMVISEALVDKRLKLCNTSIFYCMEKPRKVQGSVIQNGIRITGPLAGENTCLGTPHFFMIVAFVFLCLFIVASVVMVWKLVTTYTDDE